TTTGGTTGCCCGTGAAATTCCGGTATACAATAACTTATTCAGACGTTCTGGTGTTACTACGGCTAATTGTGCTTGGCTCACATCTAATAGTAATACGCGGTCAAATTCTAGACCTTTAGCTAAGGTCAGCGGCAAGATCACAGCTTGTTTGGTAGTCATACCACCATTTTTCACAAGCGCCAGCGTTGGTGTCAGCGCCTTTAAACCTGCGTAAACGGACTCGACCATTTCTGGTAATAACGTAACAATTGCTGTTGAACCGGAATTTTCTTGCTGCAACACTTGATTTAAATCAGCTAACATACTAGCAAAATCAGAACTTGACCGTAATTCAGGTCGTTGGCCGTGGCGTTGCACAGAAACCATCTCTAAATTCTTGTCTACCGCAAACTCACGGAATAAGGTGGTGACCTCTTGCGTTGAGCGATAACTTTTAGTCAATTCAAATAAGTGTGCCGATTTTCCTTGCACTTGCAGTTGCGTTACTATCTGGTCAAAACCAGGTGTATTCGTGTTGATTGCTTGATTTTCATCACCAAGTAAGGTCAATTTTGCGCGGGGGAATAGCATCGTAACTAATTGTAACTCGTCTAATTGATAATCCTGCAATTCATCAACCATCAAAAACTTGATTTGATCGTAGTTGAATTTAGTTAAATGTATCAATACAAAAACAAGATCCGTCAAACTGGCAGTAATGCCTGGTAATAGTTGTTGCATCCAAGCTGACCAATCTAGCCAAGCGTATTGATCGATTTGAGTCGCTAAATCGGTTAACTGATACCGGCGCAGTTTCCGTGCATACTGTGCTAATTGTCGCTCATTGTTGACCTGCCTTGGCCGACCAAATATTTTCACCTGCTGTGCAGTGGTCAAATTATCTAATTCAGCCAAAATTTGTTCATTGGTGGCGGCAGTACGGACGTCTTGAGTGAGTAGTTGTTGTAAATTCAAACGGACTGACTCCAGGCGATCAGCTAACGTTGCGTTGGTTGGTGTTTGTTCAAACAAGGGCTAACAAACGCGTCGTATCAAGTCCATTTGATAAATTCTGAAACAAATCCACGCTAACTGTGATCGTCGTTAAGGCGGTTGTTAACTGCGCCAAATGGCTAGTTCCTGCCGGCCAATCTGCAAATGCAGTGGTTGGTCCCAGAATCTGCTGGACGGTTTGTGTGAGTAATTGCTGATAAGTCGCTTGCCAGGGGTTTTCCTCACCCAAGGTCGGTAAAACGTGGGAAACGTAGTCGCTAAACAACTTGTTAGGAGTCAACAACAGCACATCACTAGCCTTTACCTTCTGCCGATTGCGATAAAGTAAATAAGCGATACGTTGTATGACCACCGAAGTCTTGCCGCTGCCGGCGACACCGCGGATAATTAGCGCATCCGTCTGTTCATCACGAATAATTTGATTCTGCTCTTTCTGGATGGTTGCCGTAATATCAGTCAAATATTGCTGGTGATCTTGAGCTAGCACCTCGATCAATAACGGATCCTCCACTGCTAATTGCGTGTCAAAATATCCCAGTAACCGTTCATGATCAATTTGGAATTGACGCCGTAGATCAATGGTTGCTTCAATTATCTGGCCATTAGCCGTGTACGCACTGGCCCCCAGCACTTGATCATAATACAAGCTGGCAATTGGCGAGCGCCAATCGTACACTACATCTTCACCAGCCCAATTCTGGTAACCAGTAATTCCAATATGAAAAGTTTCACTTTCCGTCGGCTCATCAGCAAAGCGCACGACAATTTTACTGAAATAAGCAGCTGGTAATAATAACTTTAATTGTTGGATTTTATTGGCTAGCACACTAGCTGAAAAATGATATTGATCGATCTCACGATTCATCGCTTCCAAAGCCGCAAAAGTGTCTAAATTATCACTAATATTAGCCATATTCAGACTTGCATCCTGCGCCAAACCACCTTTTACTTGCAACGCTTGTTGTTGATTTTGCTTCTGTAGCTGTAAGAAATGTTGCTGTTCTACTGTTAGTTGCTGAAAAAGATCAGTTAATCGCTGCTGTTCTTGCACAAATAGTTTATCCAAGCAATGACCTCCCCAAATTCAAACCATGATCTAGGTTGCTAGCATACCAACTTTTCTACAATAGAAACAGTCTTGAAATTACCTTTGATTTGCAGGATAATTAACTTAAGGAAATGAATGAGCGGATAAAAATAGAGGTGTGAGCATAATTGCTCGCACCTCTATTTTGCGTAAAACTGTCTGATCCGTTGAAAAATCAACGTCGTGTTTTCAAGCTGTAGCCAGTGTCCAGCACCAACGATCGCCACAATTTTCAACTGCGGCGCATACCGTACAGAATTGTGCAGCTGCGCGTAACTTAAATAAGGATCCTGCTCACCAAAAATACCTAGTACTGGTAAGTCCACCGTCCGATCCACTTTCACAGCTTGAGATTCCCAATAATAAGGATTCAAATTAGCTCGATACCAATTTAACGCTGCCGTCAAACGCCCCGGTCGTTGTAAGTCAGGTAACCAATTACGGCTGGCTTCAGGATTGTTTCTGGTAAACTTTCTAAACAAAGCCCAATTATGCTGTGAATAAAGCTTTTCCGCCCAACCACTGGCTAAGAAACTCACCGCATACCAACTTTTTCTGAGTTGCTCAAAACCGCCAGCTTTAGCGTAAGCAGTGGGATGACCTACCCCTAATGTGACGTAGGATGAAAATAATTCCGGATGCGCGATCACCGCACCCCAGCCAATATTGGCACCCCAATCATGCGCGATCAATTTCACTTTTTCAGTTACGTGTAACGTCCGTAAAATACCGACGAGATCGGCAATCATGTTCCGACTACGGTAATTAGTCACGCCAATTGGTGCATCGGTTGCACCAAAGCCCCGTTGATCATAAGCAATCACGCGGTAGCCGGCTGCCAGCAAGTGAGGAATCAATTTACGCCAAACTTTTAATGAGTCGGGAAAACCATGCAATAAAACGATTGGCTCGCCCATACCTTGATCAAACACATTAAAATTCAACTGATCAACCTTAATTATGCGTGTCTTCATTATTCACACCTACAATTTATGATGTAACTTCAAACCAATCAGCAACCAAGCGATCAATAGGATCGAAACGCCGATCGTCAGTAACCAAGCCCCGCCTAGTTTGGCCAACGGTAAATGCACGTTCATGCCAAAAAAGCCAGTAATGATCGTTGGCACTGCCATTGTCAGTGACCAAATCGTCAGTAATTTCATCGTATCATTCAGATTATTATTGACGATGCTGTCAAACGTATCACCGATGCGATCGACGACCTGGGTTTCAATATTGATCATCCATTGGACCTGTTCGGCTTCAATCGTCACGTCTTCCAACACTTCTTGCTTCGCCGGACCAATCGCCAAGCCAAAATGGGTCCGTGGCAAGTGACGTAGTAAATTGAGATTAAATTGGACTGCACCTAAAAAGAAAGTCAACGTTTGCCGTAAATACGATAGTGCAATCAGATCCGCGTTTTTTGCTTCTTTATTTAATACTTTGTCTAGTTGATTACGCTTTTTAGTGATCGCCTTGACGATGGCAATATAACTATCCATCAACGCAAACAACGTCTGTAAAATGAACTGATCGGCCGTTTTGATTGCCGTATTTTGCTGCACCTTGGTAAAAATCTGCGTAACCCAGTCTAGCCCACTTTCGTTAAAGGTAAACACGGTATTACCGTGGATGATAAAGCTGATTGGTCGTGTAATGTAGCGCAATTGCGCCAAATTAATGATATAGGGTACATGTACAATGAATAATTCATCAGCCGTATCCGAATCATAAACATAATTGGGGCTTTCATCTTTATCAGTCACGTAGGTGATCATTTCAGTCGTCAAACCATACGTTTGTTGCAATTGTGTCTGTTCTTCTGCAGTCAACTTTTCCGTGCCGATCCAATTATAATCAGCAACCGTTACTTTTGAATGGATCATGAGTTAACTTCCTTTTTCGTCATCTTGCATCCATTATATTAGCTTTACGACGCAACACCAAGCTTTAAAGCTGTTTCGTTAAAATAAAATCCGTTTGCCGATCATCACCCATCATAAAATCATGTTGCCCAGTCCGAACGAACCCAAGCTTCGTGTAAAAATGTTGTGCCGCAAAATTCTTTTCCCACACCCCTAGCCAGATTTTCTGTTTACCGAGTTGCTGCGCGACTTGTTCCGCTTGTGCAATCATGCGACTGCCTAAGCCATGGCGTTTAAAAGTTGTCCGCACATAGATTCGTTCCACCTCTAAAGCTACATTACCCATCGCTTCAGTTTGTACTGCATCATGATTGAGCTTTAAATAACCCGCTAAGTACCCATCAACGTAAGCAAAATAAAACTGCGCCGCTGGTTCACTTAATTCTTGTTGCAGCTTGGCCGGCTGATAGGCTGCATCTAAATAAGCCTTTAAGTTTTCCGGCGTGTTTTGTGCCCCAAATGTATCCGTAAACGTTTCAATACTAATTTGCCGTAGTATCGCTAAGTCGGCTAAAGTGACTTTTTTTAATTGAATTGTACTCATTATCTGTTCCTCCAAGTTAATGTACCGTTATTTTAATCCCGATAATACTGATCAGCAAGAGTCCGACGAACACCCAAGTTAGCGGCGACAGTCGATCACCAAATAAAGTGACCCCTAAAATGATCGTGCCTAAAGCACCGATTCCTGTCCAAATCGGATAAGCAATACCCAACGGTAACGTTTTAATTGCTTTAGCCAGCAACCAAAAGCTAAGTCCCATACCAATAATTGTGTAAACTGAGTAATCTAGCTTTTGAAAACCATGACTCATTTTAAGCGTTGTCGCCCAGACAGTTTCAAACAAACCCGCCACGATCAGATAGATCCACGCCATATAAATTCCTCCAATTGCCAAAACTTTAGCAAAAAAATAAAGCATCGCTACCATTCCGACAACGACCTAACGGAATGATAACCATGCTTACAGCCCACCCGGCGGCAGGTAATTTATTCGAATTTTTGCTATTTAGTCATTATAGCACATAACTAAATTTTAGAAAGCGTTGTACCTGTATATAAAATACTAATCATCACTAATAAACCTTTTTTTGCCATTGACCAGCACTAGGCCAATCAACTAGAGTGTAATAACGTGAAAAAAATTTGGAGGTTTCATTGTGGCAAAAGAGAAAATTAAGATTGATCCTAATGAATTTGCATTGGCAGTTATTGGTGGTTCTAATTTAAAAGCAGACGACGACACCCGCGCCAGCAAAGATGCGCTAAAACGGTACCTAACGGCTTACATGTTAATTGAAAACTTCAATAAATTAGAAGCCGAACAATTCAAATTCATCAACAGTTCTGATTTTGAATTAATGATGAAAGCCTTAGAACATATGCGGATCAATTAGTTGCATGACCAAAAAAAGCCTGAAGGGGCTTTTTTATTTTTGGTAGATTGTAAAATTTAAGTTGAACATATTAGTGGACAGAAAAACCCGTAAAGGTCTTTAATGGTGTCACCACAACATTCCACTAGAAAGAAGGACCTTTATGGGCACCACTATTTTATCATTTGAAGACCGCGTTGTCATCGAAACACTTCATCATGAAAAGCACTCACTTCAATATATTGCCGATTATTTAGGCTTTAGTAAAACCACTATCTTTAATGAGGTTCATCGCTTAGCTGGTGAGTATCACGCAGTTAAGGCTCAAACTGACCATGAAGTTAAACTTAGTCATCGTGGTCGTAAAACCATCTTAACGACTAACCTAAAGCGATTGATTGAAGAAAAAATCAAGATCCAAAAATGGTCAATTGAACAAGTGGCTCATGTAGTTAGAATTGCCTACAAAACCATCTATAACTGGATTGATCAGGGACTACTGGATATTAATGTGACTGATTTACCTGACCATGGTATTCGTCGCAAACGATCTAAAGAAACCCGTGGTAGTTTTAGTCATGGACGTTCCATCGAAGATCGTCCAGCTGAAATTTCTGATCGTAATACTTCAGGTCACTTCGAAGCTGATACAGTTTTATCTGGAAAACGTAAAGGTCAAGCAGTAGCTACGTTTGTCGAGCGTAAGAGTCGGCTTACCATCGTTAAACGGTTTAATGGACGAGATAGTACTTCAATGACCAAGGCTATTTTAGAATTGGCTAACCAGTTAGGAGATAATCTCAAGACCCTTACTGTTGACCATGGGAAAGAATTCGCCAACTACAATTTGATTGAAGAACAGGCCGGTGTTCCGCTGTACTTTGCGCACGCTTATTCGCCACATGAACGAGGCAGTAATGAAAATCGCAACCGAGTACTACGCCGCTTCATTCCCAAAGGTCAACCGATTGATGAGATTACCGATGATGAATTGATTCAAATTAACTGGTATTTGAATTCCCGACCACTCAAATGTTTAAATTGGCGAACACCGATTGAGATCTTTTTGCGTAATCTGCGTTACTAAATTTGTTCAAGTTATTTCTTGCAATCTGCCATTTAAATATGATTCTAACAAACTATAGATGGCTATGATAATCAATTAGATGTGCAGAATAGGATAGAATATATCTGTAGTTTACCGCAATCTACCATTTAAATTATCGCGTGATTATTGTGCGGTATTCTAAAAATAATTCCCTTACTTTTAGAAAAATAGGCGTTTTCCCAAAAAAGAGAACGCCTATTCAATTACAGTTATTAGCGCAAGTTTTTGCTAACAATATTTAACCTATTGTCCAATATCGTAAATCACTGATGCGCCAGTACCCGTTTCAATATCAATAATGTTTTTCTCAATAGACCTAGTCAACTTGCCTAGTAAGTCGACTAGGTCTGTATGAAGAACGTTTATCCATTTTATATGTTTGGACATGATTCATCATGGTAATTTACGCATATAACTACGCAGCACTTCGCCGATGCCGAATCAGGTAAACTGCCGCAGCTAATACCAGAACCGCCGCCCCGACGATGACCGACACCCGAGTATCAGGATTGATAAACATAAACACCACGATCACCAGCAACATCACGATCGCAAAATAATTTGTCAGTGGATAAAGTGGTAATTTAAAGGGATGGGTCGCCATAAGCTTAGTATTGCCTTTGCGGAAACGCAATTCCGCCAACAGAATCACGAACCATGGCACCATTCCGGGTAAAACCGATGAACTAAAAACAACGACAAACAGATTGGCAGTCGACTTACTATAGATTGACGCCACCATATCAACAATAAAGCCTAGTAAAATACCACCAGAGATACCTAAAATAGCTGCGTCAGGCACAACATGTTTCGACACACGGCCAAAGAACTTGGGCGCGTCCCCTTCGTGAGCCAATTTGAACAGCATCCGGCTTGAAGAATAGATACCAGAATTAGCGCCTGAAAGTGCTGCAGTTAAAACAACAAAGTTGATCACAGAAGCAGCCGCCGTAATGCCGACTTTGGCAAAGGTAGAAACAAATGGCGAGCCCAGCGTACTCAACTGATTCCAAGGATAGATCGTTACGATCACAAAAATTGCCCCAACATAAAAAATCAGAATTCTGAATAGCACTGATTTAACCGACTTAATAATTGCTTTTTGTGGGTTAGCCACTTCACCTGCCGAAATACCTAATAATTCAATTCCTTGGTAAGACCCCACAATGATCGACATGGAAAAGAAAAAGCCTTGAACACCGCCAGTGAAGAAACCGCCATGCTGCCAAAGATTGCTTAAGCCAACTGGATGGCCACCATTGCCCCAGCCGAAGAAAATAATAACTAGGCCTAAAACGATCATCATAATGATCGTCACGACTTTGATCATCGCAAACCAAAATTCTAATGAACCGTATGCTTTAGCACTGGCAAGGTTTGCCGCAACCAAAAATAAAATAACAATAATTCCGGCAATAAAGGAATTGGTATGCGGCCACCAATATTTTAAATACTCTGTCGCCGCCACGACCTCAGACATCCCCACTACGATATATTCAAAAACATTCGCCCATTTAGCCAAATACCCTGCCAAGGGATGAACGTACTCAGCGGCATAATCAGCAAAGGACCCAGTACCTGGATTAACATAAATCATTTCGCCTAGCGCCCGCATAACAATGTAAAGGATCAAGCCAACAAACATGTAGGCTAAAATCACCGACGGCCCTGTCCACTTGATCGTCGAGCTTGAACCCATAAAAAGGCCGACGCCAATAGCGCCGCCTAAGGAAATCATTTCCATCTGATTTGCTGTCATCGAACGTCGTAATACCGGCGCTTTTTCTATATTTTGCTTCATTTCTTCTCCTGACCAGTCATGTGAAATTTATTTTCTAACTCATTTAAAACTTAGTTCATTTATAATAGCATACTACAAAATTGATCATTGATCGGTCACTAGTAGTAAATTGATTCAACACCGCTAACTATTCGTAAATTTAAATTACTTTTTGAATCGTTTTAAGTACCGGCTGGCAAATAATTTATGGAACTTAACCCCTAAGGTAGGGTTAGCTGTGTCAATATCTGTATACATGGCATCCGTGATTTTAGTCAGTAACGCTGAGAGCTGTTCCAATTCAGTATCAGAGAGCACCCGCACGAACGGTGGCACTTCTTGAGCAGCAGATTCAATTTTTTGTCGGCCCGCAGCGGTTAAATTCACTAAGTTGATTCGCCGATCCTTCGGTGATTTGGTTAAAGTAATTAAGTCGCGCTTGGCCAGTTTATAGACAAATTCACTAGTGGACTGTGGGGATATGCCGAGGCGAGTTGCAAGTTGCTGCTGTGACAGATGGTCTTCATCCGCTAATGCCAGTAAAATCTTCCCCTGCCCCTCTACCGTCAAGCGTGGTCGTGATTGCTTGACAATGTCATCATAGATTTTGCTGAGTTGCTCATACTCTGCCAATTTTCCTGCCACTAATTCTGCCTTAATTTGGGTTGCCATTAGTAATCATTCCCATTCGTTGTTTTCTTAAGTATACAACATTCCTAAATCGGCGTGGATCAGCCACTTGACATTTTAATCAGGGGACCTTATTATATTTTCAGTCAGGGTACCTGATTAAATTCAAGGAGGTCTGGAATATGAGTCACAACAATAGCGTTAACGTAACGCATATTTATAAACAATTCGGCAACAAGACAGCCGTAAAAGATATTTCATTTACTATTAAGCAAGGTGAAATTTTTGGCTTACTAGGACCAAATGGTGCTGGTAAGACCACCATCATAAGGATGATGACAACTTTATTACACCAAGATACAGGACAAATTTTGCTAAATGGGTACGATACATCAACTCAGAGTCGCTTGGCGCGGCAACAGTTTAGCGTAACTGGCCAATCAGCTGCGGTTGATCAAGATTTGACTGCACGTGAAAACTTAATGATCTTCGGTAAATTAAATGGACTGAACCATGCCGCTGCTCATACCCGAACTACCGAATTATTAACCGATTTTGACTTAATAAATTCAGCCGATCAAACGCTCGCAACATTTTCTGGAGGCATGCGGCGCTGATTGGATTTAGCCATTAGCTTGATTGGAAAGCCCGCAATCCTTTTTTTAGATGAACCAACCACCGGCTTAGATCCACGAACGCGGAAACAGGTGTGGCAGGCCGTTCGCAAACTAGCTGCTGCAGGATCAACCGTTTTGTTAACGACACAATATTTAGAAGAAGCAGATCACCTTGCTGATCGAATTGCCCTCATTGATCATGGTCAAATGATCGCATTGGGGACACCAAGTGAACTAAAACAACAAGTCGGCGGCCTACAACTTAGGCTAGAAGTGCCCGACACGCAACGAGTTAGCCAAGCACAGCAAATTATTCAGGAGATATTGACATTACCGGTTAACGTCAATGACCGCACACTAACAGCGCTACTCGGCAATGTGAAAATACAATTGGTTACACAAGTCTTGTAGCAGCTTCAAGCTGCTGCAGTGCCCATCAGCAATTTTGCAATTGAAGCACCGACATTGGATGATGTTTTCTTAAAACTAACAGTCGGTAAAAATTAAGGAGCAGAAAATCATGACAACAAAAAATCATCCTATGAGCAACATACTGACTATGACACACCGTAATTTACTCAAAACCTAAAGGTTGAAAGTTAATATTTCCACTTAAGCCCTGATCTGTTAGGGCTTTTTTGCTACAAAAATAGACATGAAACCATCCACATCTGTATACTTAAAGCGTCTAAACAAAAACCATACAGAGGAGTTTCATGCCTATGTCTACTATACAATACAATGACACTGATATTCATCATTCTTTTGCTCATTTTTCAAAATTGGTCCATCTCTCCGCTATTTTGCGTCGTGTCAATATCCATAAATCGCGCGGTATTAAAACTGAACGCTTATTTGAATGGTTTATTGACCACCATCTTTAATCGCTACTCCATTTTTAGAGCAGAAAAGGCTAACGATTTTTCAAAACGAACTGTTCGCAATTGTCTAAATGATCCACATATTAATTGGCAACGACTGGTTCAGCTATTAGCGATCCATTTGATCCAATACGTGCAACATTTTACCGATCCAAGACGGCGACAAGCTTTGATCATTGATGATTCATTGTTTAAACGTGAATTTTCACGCAAAACTGAATTATTAGCTCGTGTTTTTGACCACGACAAACAGCAGTATTTTAAAGGCTTTAGGACACTAACTTTAGGCTGGAGTGACGGCAATACTTTTTTACCGCTGAACTTTGCCTTGATGTCATCAAGCCACGCCAA
This is a stretch of genomic DNA from Loigolactobacillus coryniformis subsp. coryniformis KCTC 3167 = DSM 20001. It encodes these proteins:
- a CDS encoding magnesium transporter CorA family protein, whose protein sequence is MIHSKVTVADYNWIGTEKLTAEEQTQLQQTYGLTTEMITYVTDKDESPNYVYDSDTADELFIVHVPYIINLAQLRYITRPISFIIHGNTVFTFNESGLDWVTQIFTKVQQNTAIKTADQFILQTLFALMDSYIAIVKAITKKRNQLDKVLNKEAKNADLIALSYLRQTLTFFLGAVQFNLNLLRHLPRTHFGLAIGPAKQEVLEDVTIEAEQVQWMINIETQVVDRIGDTFDSIVNNNLNDTMKLLTIWSLTMAVPTIITGFFGMNVHLPLAKLGGAWLLTIGVSILLIAWLLIGLKLHHKL
- a CDS encoding GNAT family N-acetyltransferase; protein product: MSTIQLKKVTLADLAILRQISIETFTDTFGAQNTPENLKAYLDAAYQPAKLQQELSEPAAQFYFAYVDGYLAGYLKLNHDAVQTEAMGNVALEVERIYVRTTFKRHGLGSRMIAQAEQVAQQLGKQKIWLGVWEKNFAAQHFYTKLGFVRTGQHDFMMGDDRQTDFILTKQL
- a CDS encoding ATP-binding domain-containing protein translates to MNLQQLLTQDVRTAATNEQILAELDNLTTAQQVKIFGRPRQVNNERQLAQYARKLRRYQLTDLATQIDQYAWLDWSAWMQQLLPGITASLTDLVFVLIHLTKFNYDQIKFLMVDELQDYQLDELQLVTMLFPRAKLTLLGDENQAINTNTPGFDQIVTQLQVQGKSAHLFELTKSYRSTQEVTTLFREFAVDKNLEMVSVQRHGQRPELRSSSDFASMLADLNQVLQQENSGSTAIVTLLPEMVESVYAGLKALTPTLALVKNGGMTTKQAVILPLTLAKGLEFDRVLLLDVSQAQLAVVTPERLNKLLYTGISRATKTVQLFASGTVHPTVTAAFQAIK
- a CDS encoding amino acid permease — its product is MKQNIEKAPVLRRSMTANQMEMISLGGAIGVGLFMGSSSTIKWTGPSVILAYMFVGLILYIVMRALGEMIYVNPGTGSFADYAAEYVHPLAGYLAKWANVFEYIVVGMSEVVAATEYLKYWWPHTNSFIAGIIVILFLVAANLASAKAYGSLEFWFAMIKVVTIIMMIVLGLVIIFFGWGNGGHPVGLSNLWQHGGFFTGGVQGFFFSMSIIVGSYQGIELLGISAGEVANPQKAIIKSVKSVLFRILIFYVGAIFVIVTIYPWNQLSTLGSPFVSTFAKVGITAAASVINFVVLTAALSGANSGIYSSSRMLFKLAHEGDAPKFFGRVSKHVVPDAAILGISGGILLGFIVDMVASIYSKSTANLFVVVFSSSVLPGMVPWFVILLAELRFRKGNTKLMATHPFKLPLYPLTNYFAIVMLLVIVVFMFINPDTRVSVIVGAAVLVLAAAVYLIRHRRSAA
- a CDS encoding DMT family transporter, producing MAWIYLIVAGLFETVWATTLKMSHGFQKLDYSVYTIIGMGLSFWLLAKAIKTLPLGIAYPIWTGIGALGTIILGVTLFGDRLSPLTWVFVGLLLISIIGIKITVH
- a CDS encoding alpha/beta fold hydrolase; this encodes MKTRIIKVDQLNFNVFDQGMGEPIVLLHGFPDSLKVWRKLIPHLLAAGYRVIAYDQRGFGATDAPIGVTNYRSRNMIADLVGILRTLHVTEKVKLIAHDWGANIGWGAVIAHPELFSSYVTLGVGHPTAYAKAGGFEQLRKSWYAVSFLASGWAEKLYSQHNWALFRKFTRNNPEASRNWLPDLQRPGRLTAALNWYRANLNPYYWESQAVKVDRTVDLPVLGIFGEQDPYLSYAQLHNSVRYAPQLKIVAIVGAGHWLQLENTTLIFQRIRQFYAK
- a CDS encoding IS30 family transposase — translated: MGTTILSFEDRVVIETLHHEKHSLQYIADYLGFSKTTIFNEVHRLAGEYHAVKAQTDHEVKLSHRGRKTILTTNLKRLIEEKIKIQKWSIEQVAHVVRIAYKTIYNWIDQGLLDINVTDLPDHGIRRKRSKETRGSFSHGRSIEDRPAEISDRNTSGHFEADTVLSGKRKGQAVATFVERKSRLTIVKRFNGRDSTSMTKAILELANQLGDNLKTLTVDHGKEFANYNLIEEQAGVPLYFAHAYSPHERGSNENRNRVLRRFIPKGQPIDEITDDELIQINWYLNSRPLKCLNWRTPIEIFLRNLRY
- a CDS encoding UvrD-helicase domain-containing protein, translating into MDKLFVQEQQRLTDLFQQLTVEQQHFLQLQKQNQQQALQVKGGLAQDASLNMANISDNLDTFAALEAMNREIDQYHFSASVLANKIQQLKLLLPAAYFSKIVVRFADEPTESETFHIGITGYQNWAGEDVVYDWRSPIASLYYDQVLGASAYTANGQIIEATIDLRRQFQIDHERLLGYFDTQLAVEDPLLIEVLAQDHQQYLTDITATIQKEQNQIIRDEQTDALIIRGVAGSGKTSVVIQRIAYLLYRNRQKVKASDVLLLTPNKLFSDYVSHVLPTLGEENPWQATYQQLLTQTVQQILGPTTAFADWPAGTSHLAQLTTALTTITVSVDLFQNLSNGLDTTRLLALV
- a CDS encoding MarR family winged helix-turn-helix transcriptional regulator; this translates as MATQIKAELVAGKLAEYEQLSKIYDDIVKQSRPRLTVEGQGKILLALADEDHLSQQQLATRLGISPQSTSEFVYKLAKRDLITLTKSPKDRRINLVNLTAAGRQKIESAAQEVPPFVRVLSDTELEQLSALLTKITDAMYTDIDTANPTLGVKFHKLFASRYLKRFKK